The proteins below come from a single Candidatus Macondimonas diazotrophica genomic window:
- a CDS encoding lysis system i-spanin subunit Rz, which translates to MQLAGVGVAVGVVLALLSGAWFHGRDTGREQIRADWARATLAAQARYQALERKHRALEAAHRQTVEDNDRAYREALRQQEAQLDAVLADLRGDNLRLRHRLRGCAATAGADSDRAAGPGADAAAPTGFSRADEEFLVRLAADADKVAARLAHLQAYVRELPAVCGPPG; encoded by the coding sequence GTGCAACTGGCCGGGGTGGGTGTCGCGGTGGGGGTGGTGCTGGCCTTGCTGTCCGGCGCCTGGTTCCACGGCCGCGACACCGGCCGCGAGCAGATCCGCGCCGATTGGGCGCGAGCCACCCTGGCCGCGCAGGCCCGGTATCAGGCGCTGGAGCGCAAACACCGCGCCCTCGAGGCCGCCCACCGCCAGACCGTGGAGGACAACGACCGTGCGTATCGCGAAGCCCTGCGACAACAGGAAGCGCAGCTGGATGCTGTGCTGGCTGATCTGCGCGGCGACAATCTCCGGTTGCGCCACCGATTGCGGGGTTGTGCCGCCACCGCCGGAGCCGATTCAGATCGTGCCGCCGGACCCGGAGCTGATGCAGCCGCCCCCACGGGATTTTCTCGAGCGGATGAAGAATTTCTTGTACGTCTAGCCGCCGACGCCGACAAGGTGGCCGCGCGGCTTGCGCACCTGCAAGCCTATGTGCGGGAGCTGCCGGCGGTTTGTGGTCCCCCCGGATAG
- a CDS encoding DUF1441 family protein yields MPKDATDKPLPQFNQRQLGELFGLHRNTVAARLRRVAPDGRRSEGRGRAVDTWTIPTAAAHLCDRNAMLVAVAEDPAELPPAEAKDYWDAKLKEQTFAHREGHLWADEAVLEAFSAVFKPLASKVRAISDTLERRAGLTARQTGVVDEVCDELLREMHDAVADTAGTTLETTA; encoded by the coding sequence ATGCCCAAAGACGCGACCGACAAGCCGCTCCCCCAGTTCAACCAGCGTCAGCTGGGGGAGTTGTTCGGGCTGCACCGCAACACGGTTGCGGCGCGGTTGCGGCGGGTCGCGCCCGACGGGCGGCGCTCCGAGGGCCGCGGCCGGGCGGTGGATACCTGGACGATTCCCACGGCGGCCGCGCACCTGTGTGACCGCAATGCCATGCTGGTGGCGGTGGCCGAAGATCCTGCGGAGCTGCCGCCCGCGGAGGCCAAGGATTACTGGGACGCCAAGCTCAAGGAGCAGACCTTCGCGCACCGCGAGGGGCACCTGTGGGCCGACGAGGCGGTGCTGGAGGCGTTTTCCGCGGTGTTCAAGCCGCTGGCGAGCAAGGTGCGCGCCATCAGCGATACCCTGGAACGCCGCGCCGGGTTGACCGCGCGCCAGACCGGCGTCGTCGATGAGGTGTGCGACGAGCTGCTGCGCGAGATGCACGATGCGGTGGCCGACACCGCCGGCACCACCCTGGAGACGACCGCGTGA